One window from the genome of Nicotiana sylvestris chromosome 9, ASM39365v2, whole genome shotgun sequence encodes:
- the LOC138878267 gene encoding uncharacterized protein, translated as MLKQIQVNIPLIDALKEIPGYAKMMKDLISQKFDFQDLAPVTLTQTCSAVVTRPIAEKLSDPGNFTIPYSIGNFAFAKALCDLGARSILDDVLIQVGKFVFPADFVILDCKVDEEIPIILGMLFLVTGRALIACETGELKMRLNDE; from the exons aatattccattgatagATGCATTGAAGGAGATTcctggttatgcaaaaatgatgaaggacttgatatCCCAAAAATTCGATTTCCAAGACCTGGCCCCAGTGACTCTTACTCAGACCTGCAGTGcggtggtgactagaccaattgctGAGAAGCTGTCTGATCCGGGGAATTTCACGATTCCCTACAGCattggtaattttgcttttgctaaAGCACTTTGTGATCTAGGGGCCAGAA GTATCctggatgatgtgttgattcaggtagggaaattcgtgttccctgcagattttgttaTCTTAGACtgcaaggtggatgaagaaattcccataattttgggaatgcTGTTCTTGGTCACTGGGCGAGCTCTCATTGCTTGTGAGACCGGGGAGCTTaagatgagattgaacgatgaatag